One region of Dehalococcoidia bacterium genomic DNA includes:
- a CDS encoding nuclear transport factor 2 family protein: MTTLQQRIERLEDIEAIKDLKRRYIFSIDMGRYDDAIDTFTEDAIIDYGVFGLYKGREALRRYLVSDVTRQRSRPSIHHLHSPLIEFTNDTLARGIWELQAMAQPTTVDKAYWMAGYFTDEYVKENGQWKQNKLEITWQIITEYEKGWGKQRMAFTKSDFGKIQL, from the coding sequence ATGACAACGTTACAACAGCGGATCGAACGTCTGGAAGATATTGAGGCTATCAAGGATCTCAAAAGAAGATACATATTCTCAATTGATATGGGTCGATATGATGACGCAATCGACACCTTCACTGAAGATGCAATCATTGATTATGGGGTATTTGGTCTCTATAAGGGCAGGGAGGCGCTCCGAAGATACCTTGTCTCAGATGTCACCAGACAAAGATCTCGTCCTAGTATTCACCACTTGCATAGTCCACTAATTGAATTTACCAATGACACGTTGGCCAGAGGTATATGGGAGCTTCAGGCGATGGCCCAGCCAACGACTGTTGACAAGGCATACTGGATGGCTGGTTATTTCACGGACGAATATGTGAAGGAAAACGGGCAGTGGAAGCAGAACAAATTAGAGATAACCTGGCAAATCATCACTGAGTATGAAAAGGGGTGGGGAAAGCAGCGAATGGCCTTCACCAAGTCCGACTTCGGTAAAATACAGCTTTGA